The Streptomyces sp. NBC_00435 nucleotide sequence AGGCGACGGCCGGCCCGGTCAGCCGCAGGTTGGTCTCGGTCGGGGCGAGCCGGCCCTCGCCGTCGGAGACGAAGTCGACGTCGAACCAGCCCCGGTACCCGGCGGCCGACAACTCCCGGCCCACCGCCTCCCCGAAGGCCAGCAGCGGCTTCTCCGCCCAGCCGGGCAGCACCCCGGGTCCCACCGTCGCCCCGCGGTACCCGCCGTCCGCCACGTCCATCACCGCCCCGCCGACCTCGTGCACCCGGCCCCGCGCGTCGACGAATCCGTCGTACGTGAGGTCGCCCGGTTCCGCCGGGTCCGCCGGGCCGGACACGTACTCCTCCACCAGCAGCGGTCCGCGCGGCAGCGCCCGAAGTGCCGCCCGGGCCCCGCCGGCCGCGCGGACCCGCCCGGGGGTCATCACCGTGGTGCCCGAACCTCCGACGCCGTGCTCCGTTTTGAGAACGCTGCTCTCCCCGGCCCGGGTCCGGGCCGCCAGCAGCCGGACCGCCGACCGCCGGGTGTCCGCCCGCCACTGCGCGGGCAGCGTGATCGAGGGGTGCCCGCCCTCCGCCAGGATCCGGCCGAACAGCCCGTGCGCCGCCGACTTCGACTCGTACCGCAGCTCGCCGGGGAGCCACGGCCGTCCCGCCAGCCGGGCGAAGGGGGCGGTCAGCCCCCACGGCACGAGGGGCACGCCGACGCCCTCGCCGCTCCCGTCCGTGCTTCCGCTTCGGATCCCGGCGGCGGTGGCGGTGGCGCCGCTCGCGGCCCCGGCGTCGGCTCCGGTCAGCCGTGCGGTCAGCGCCGGCCGGGCCCGTACGGCGTCCGACAGGCCGGGACCGTCCGCCGCGAGCCCGTCGTACACCTCCACCCCGGTGGGCCAGCCCAGTTGGCGTCCCACCAGCGCGATCCAGCCCGCCGGTACTTCGCGCGGCAGGACCAGTGCGGCCGGGAGCGGACTGTAGAAGGCGGCCAGGCAGGCGTAGTGGTGCGCGGCCCGCTGCTCCGGGTCCAAGGAGGCGTCGGCGAACTGCGCGTTGTACTCCGCGACATTGCCCACGTGAACGGCGGCCGCGCCGCCCGTCCAGGCCCTCGCCCAGGGGGCCAGGCCCGCGGGCGCCACCTCGAACCGGACCAGCGCGCCGGGGACGCCCACGCCCGTGTTCACGGCGCCCGGGCGGGCGGAGCCCCTGTCCACGGCGTCCGCGTCCCCCGGACCCCGTGCGCCCACGGCCCGGTAGAACCCCGTGGCGTGCGGATCGGAGTCGATCAGCAGTCGGCGGAAACCGAGCCCGGCGGCGCGGCGCAGTACGTCCCGGTAGAGCAGCCGGCCCACGCCCCGGCCGATGGCGGCCGGCTCCACGAACAGCAGCCCGAGCCGCCCGAGCGGCGGCTCCCCGTCCAGGGAGGCGAGCCCGAGCACGGCCGCCGGGCCGGTCCCGGTCCCGGCGTCGGCTGCGGCTTCGGATTCGGCGACGACGATCCGCCGCACCGCCACGTCGGCGGCCCCGATCCGCAACTCGGGGGCGCACGCGGCCAGGAACCCGGTGTCGTACCCCCAGTGCGCCTTCGACCGCATGACCAGCGCGGACAGCGCGCCGGCCTCCGTCGGCCGCGCGGGCCTGAGCTTTGCCACTTCCTGACCTCCCCATGGTCCGGGGCCATGCCGTGCGATAGATTCGGCCACCGCGACGACAGGCGTGCGACGTACTTCCTACCCACCCGGAGACGGCTTCTCAATGAGCGACATCATCAATGGACTTGGCCGCACCACCGCATTCGGCGGCGTCGGTCTGGTGCTGCTCATCCTCGGCATCGTCCTGGTGGACGTGCTGACCCCCGGCAAGCTGCCGAAGCAGATCTGGGAGGAGCGCAACCGCAACGCCTCCGTCCTGCTCTCCTCCGCGCTGGTCGGCATCGGCGGCATCGTCTTCACCTCGATCTGGACGACGTACGACGACTTCGGCAAGGGGCTCCTCTCCACCGCGGCGTTCGGCGTCCTCGGTCTCGTCCTGATGGCGGTGGCCTTCCTGGTGCTGGACCTGGTGACCCCGGGCAAGCTCGGTGCGATCGTGGTCGACCCCGAGCCGCACCCCGCGGTGTGGGTCTCGGCCGCGTGCAACATCGCGGTCGCCGCGATCGTCTCCGCTTCCATCGCCTGACGGTCCGACGCCTGACGGTCCGATCGCCGCACGGCCCGATCTCCGCACGGCGCGAGGACACGTCCGCGCACGCACGAGAGCGCCGCTCCCACCGGGGAGCGGCGCTCTCGTTCCGTACCGGTGCTCTGCCAGGCGGCTACGCCAGTCCCAGCGCGAAGACCGCGAACCCGGCGGACAGCACGCCCGCCACGGTCCGGCGTACCACCGTCGCCCTCGTCCACGGCTGCTCGAACCGGCGCGCGTAGCGGGCGATGCCCACCAGCAGCACCGCGAACACCGGCATCCACGCCAGTCGTGCCACGATCCACCCCAGGCCGTCCGGCGCCGTCGTCAGCCCCGCCAGCCCGCCCACGAACGACCCGGGCACGGCGGCCGCCAGCATCGCCGTCTGGTGCCAGCACAGGATCGTCATCGCGCACAGGTTGATCACGACCACCGGCGCCCACAGCAGCGGCCGGGCCAGCAGCCGCGCCAGCCGGTCCCGCAGCAGGATCGCCGCCCCGGACTGGGCCGAGGCCAGGGCCAGCACCAACAGCGACGGAGGATGCGAGTTGGTGCGCGCCTCTCCCGGGACACCGACCATCGACGCCGGGTAGTGGAAGAGGAGCAGCAGGGTGGCGAACAGCGCGCCCCCGCCCGCCAGCAGCAGCCACGCCCCGCGCCGGCCGATCCGGCCCTCGCCCCAGGACACGCCCAGCTGGTACGCGAACAGCCAGCCCGGCAGGATGTTCACCAGAGCCACCCACCCCGGCACCGAGTCCGCGAAGGGCCCGTAGCGCAGGAAGTCCACCACCGCGACCGAGCCGAGCAGCGGGGCCGCCGCCCAGCCCCCGAGCCGGTGCGCCGCACGCACGCAGTACGGGGTCAGGGCGGTGACCGCCACGTACACCCCGACGAACCAGAGCGGCTGGATCACCAGCGTGGCCCCGGTCCGCAGCGTGGCCAGGG carries:
- a CDS encoding GNAT family N-acetyltransferase; protein product: MAKLRPARPTEAGALSALVMRSKAHWGYDTGFLAACAPELRIGAADVAVRRIVVAESEAAADAGTGTGPAAVLGLASLDGEPPLGRLGLLFVEPAAIGRGVGRLLYRDVLRRAAGLGFRRLLIDSDPHATGFYRAVGARGPGDADAVDRGSARPGAVNTGVGVPGALVRFEVAPAGLAPWARAWTGGAAAVHVGNVAEYNAQFADASLDPEQRAAHHYACLAAFYSPLPAALVLPREVPAGWIALVGRQLGWPTGVEVYDGLAADGPGLSDAVRARPALTARLTGADAGAASGATATAAGIRSGSTDGSGEGVGVPLVPWGLTAPFARLAGRPWLPGELRYESKSAAHGLFGRILAEGGHPSITLPAQWRADTRRSAVRLLAARTRAGESSVLKTEHGVGGSGTTVMTPGRVRAAGGARAALRALPRGPLLVEEYVSGPADPAEPGDLTYDGFVDARGRVHEVGGAVMDVADGGYRGATVGPGVLPGWAEKPLLAFGEAVGRELSAAGYRGWFDVDFVSDGEGRLAPTETNLRLTGPAVAFMVAARLDELRGAGHLVRICDRVELGARLPEAEFGDLCEQLARRCAAIGAVFVPAIPTGAFEPAPWTGVLVAAAGREALDAAERLVRARALSVGGMFERLPR
- a CDS encoding DUF350 domain-containing protein — encoded protein: MSDIINGLGRTTAFGGVGLVLLILGIVLVDVLTPGKLPKQIWEERNRNASVLLSSALVGIGGIVFTSIWTTYDDFGKGLLSTAAFGVLGLVLMAVAFLVLDLVTPGKLGAIVVDPEPHPAVWVSAACNIAVAAIVSASIA
- a CDS encoding acyltransferase family protein, whose protein sequence is MSTRLSTRASTPASGPARTRANVPGPRSTARAAAARIDARTPAHRDRAVDGLRALALLAVPTGHWLLGGFTLDSDGALHNASPLSTFGALAPASWVLQLLGIFFLVGGYASVLSLRRHTGGTGAWLKGRIARLGRPVLGVTAVWALAAPVLYAAGVPLATLRTGATLVIQPLWFVGVYVAVTALTPYCVRAAHRLGGWAAAPLLGSVAVVDFLRYGPFADSVPGWVALVNILPGWLFAYQLGVSWGEGRIGRRGAWLLLAGGGALFATLLLLFHYPASMVGVPGEARTNSHPPSLLVLALASAQSGAAILLRDRLARLLARPLLWAPVVVINLCAMTILCWHQTAMLAAAVPGSFVGGLAGLTTAPDGLGWIVARLAWMPVFAVLLVGIARYARRFEQPWTRATVVRRTVAGVLSAGFAVFALGLA